One window of the Patescibacteria group bacterium genome contains the following:
- a CDS encoding vitamin B12-dependent ribonucleotide reductase, with product MPEETQTITQTKVQGNETSIKDSSLDESEEIQIEKKKGLTFERFFSHSGKHPFDDVKWERRDATITDPKGNIIFEQKNVEFPVFWTQNATNICVSKYFYGDEKKGERENSVKQLVDRVSRTMTDWGKKDGYFASEEDGENFYNELTFLLVNQYAAFNSPVWFNCGVNRYDTGSGAGRYYWNKEQGKVLLAEDDYTYPQCSACFINSVEDSMDSILSLSKTEGMLFKFGSGTGTNLSTIRSSRERLSGGGQSSGPVSFMKGFDAFAGVIKSGGKTRRAAKMVILNADHPDIVDFIDSKANEEKKAWALIDAGYNGAIDGEAYTSIFFQNANNSVRVTDKFMEAAMENKKWKTHAVTTGEEMETYNARDLMQKIADATYICGDPGLQFDTTINDWHTCPNTDRINASNPCSEYMFLNDSACNLASLNLMKFTNEQGVFDIDSYLHAVDVMITAQEIVVDHASYPTAEITKNSHLFRPLGLGYANLGALLMSLGLAYDSDEGRAWGGLVTSIMTGRAYRQSTLIANVVGTFAEYETNRSPFLRVMRKHRDAVYDIRDFNKQSAELKITAGEIWDEVVEMGQQYGFRNAQTTVLAPTGTIGFLMDCDTTGIEPDIALVKYKKLVGGGYMKIVNSTVPLALRHLGYTNEQINAIIDYIDSNDTIEGAPSLDEDHLSVFDCAFRPSNGVRSIHHMGHIKMMSAAQPFLSGAISKTVNMPEESKVEDIMDAYIQAWKLGLKAVAVYRDGSKRTQPLNTGKEDGNKKEKTNGDQVIRLKLPDERQSITHKFEIAGHEGYITAGLYETGEVGEIFITMSKEGSTLSGIMDAFATSISLNLQYGVPLKVLVSKFTHSRFEPAGFTSNKQIPMVKSIMDYIFRWLAIKFLRPEEAALVHNALLIGNDQKEMEVKNTEVRKEKEKETVAKPGAGQEPLPSFKEKSEQQELLTFQNSEDAPFCGECGSIMVRSGSCYKCIECGSTSGCS from the coding sequence ATGCCAGAAGAAACACAAACAATTACACAAACAAAGGTTCAGGGAAACGAAACAAGTATTAAAGATTCTTCTCTTGATGAGAGCGAAGAAATACAAATAGAAAAAAAGAAAGGTTTAACTTTTGAACGTTTCTTCTCTCATTCAGGGAAGCATCCCTTTGACGATGTTAAATGGGAAAGGCGCGATGCTACAATTACTGATCCGAAAGGAAATATAATCTTCGAACAGAAGAATGTAGAGTTTCCTGTTTTTTGGACTCAGAATGCAACCAATATTTGTGTTTCCAAATATTTCTATGGCGACGAAAAAAAAGGTGAAAGAGAAAACAGTGTAAAACAGCTTGTTGATCGTGTTTCACGAACCATGACCGATTGGGGAAAGAAAGACGGATATTTCGCCTCGGAAGAGGATGGAGAAAATTTTTATAACGAACTAACCTTCCTGTTAGTAAATCAGTATGCCGCCTTCAACAGCCCGGTGTGGTTTAACTGTGGTGTAAATCGTTATGATACAGGATCCGGAGCCGGCAGATACTATTGGAATAAAGAACAGGGGAAAGTATTATTGGCCGAGGATGACTACACTTATCCGCAATGCTCCGCCTGTTTTATTAATTCCGTGGAAGATTCTATGGATTCTATTTTGAGTTTATCCAAAACAGAAGGAATGCTGTTCAAGTTCGGATCCGGCACCGGTACTAATCTTTCAACTATCAGATCTTCAAGGGAAAGGTTGAGTGGCGGAGGGCAGTCGTCCGGTCCAGTATCATTTATGAAGGGTTTTGATGCGTTTGCGGGTGTTATTAAATCCGGTGGAAAAACCCGCCGGGCCGCTAAAATGGTGATTCTAAACGCTGATCATCCGGATATCGTTGATTTTATTGATTCCAAGGCCAATGAAGAAAAGAAAGCCTGGGCTTTGATTGACGCGGGATACAATGGTGCAATTGACGGCGAAGCATATACTTCTATTTTCTTCCAAAATGCCAATAACAGTGTCCGAGTAACCGATAAGTTTATGGAAGCAGCGATGGAAAACAAGAAATGGAAAACGCACGCGGTGACAACCGGTGAAGAAATGGAAACGTATAATGCCCGGGATCTGATGCAAAAGATTGCCGATGCAACATATATTTGCGGTGATCCGGGTCTGCAGTTTGATACAACGATCAATGATTGGCACACTTGTCCGAATACCGACCGGATTAACGCATCCAATCCTTGCAGTGAATACATGTTCCTGAACGATTCTGCCTGCAATCTGGCCTCCCTTAATTTAATGAAATTTACAAATGAACAGGGAGTATTTGACATTGATTCTTATTTGCATGCCGTGGACGTAATGATTACTGCGCAAGAAATTGTAGTTGATCATGCCAGCTATCCAACGGCAGAGATTACAAAGAATAGTCATCTGTTCAGACCGCTAGGGCTTGGGTATGCTAATCTCGGAGCACTCTTAATGTCGCTAGGTCTTGCGTACGACAGCGACGAAGGAAGAGCCTGGGGCGGGTTAGTTACTTCAATCATGACCGGGCGCGCTTACCGGCAGTCAACTTTGATTGCTAATGTCGTGGGTACATTCGCGGAATATGAAACGAACCGCAGCCCGTTCCTGCGCGTTATGAGAAAACACAGAGACGCTGTTTATGATATCAGAGATTTTAATAAACAATCAGCGGAATTGAAAATAACGGCCGGGGAAATCTGGGATGAGGTAGTGGAAATGGGACAGCAATACGGATTCCGCAATGCTCAAACAACAGTACTTGCTCCGACCGGAACAATCGGGTTCCTAATGGACTGTGATACTACCGGAATTGAGCCCGACATTGCTTTGGTCAAATATAAGAAGTTGGTCGGTGGTGGCTATATGAAGATCGTAAATTCAACCGTGCCATTGGCGCTTAGACATTTGGGATACACTAATGAGCAGATCAATGCAATTATTGACTACATTGACAGTAACGACACGATTGAAGGCGCGCCTTCTTTGGATGAAGATCATCTGTCTGTATTTGACTGCGCATTCAGACCAAGTAATGGCGTAAGATCGATTCATCATATGGGTCATATTAAAATGATGTCCGCGGCTCAACCTTTCCTGTCCGGTGCAATTTCTAAAACAGTTAATATGCCGGAAGAATCCAAGGTGGAAGATATCATGGACGCATATATTCAAGCCTGGAAGCTGGGCCTGAAAGCAGTTGCGGTTTATCGTGACGGTTCCAAGCGCACGCAGCCGCTAAATACTGGTAAGGAAGACGGCAATAAAAAGGAAAAGACAAACGGTGATCAGGTGATCCGTCTGAAACTGCCTGATGAAAGACAGTCAATTACCCATAAATTTGAAATAGCCGGACATGAAGGATATATCACCGCGGGACTCTACGAAACAGGTGAAGTTGGGGAAATCTTTATCACCATGTCCAAAGAGGGTAGTACACTCTCCGGAATTATGGACGCATTTGCTACTTCCATATCTCTTAACCTGCAATACGGCGTGCCTTTGAAAGTTCTGGTCAGTAAGTTCACCCATTCCCGTTTTGAACCGGCAGGATTTACCTCCAACAAACAGATCCCGATGGTTAAATCAATTATGGATTATATTTTCCGCTGGCTTGCGATCAAATTCCTGAGACCGGAAGAAGCGGCACTGGTTCATAATGCTTTGTTGATTGGCAATGACCAGAAGGAGATGGAAGTAAAAAATACTGAAGTTAGAAAAGAGAAGGAAAAAGAAACCGTTGCAAAACCCGGTGCAGGACAGGAACCACTACCTTCATTCAAAGAAAAGTCCGAACAACAGGAACTGTTAACATTCCAGAATTCTGAGGATGCCCCATTCTGCGGGGAGTGTGGATCAATCATGGTGCGCAGCGGATCCTGCTATAAATGCATAGAATGCGGATCTACCAGCGGGTGCTCTTAA
- the cobO gene encoding cob(I)yrinic acid a,c-diamide adenosyltransferase, with the protein MPKKPQGTKGLVIVYTGSGKGKTTAALGIALRAAGYKKKVLIVQFIKGSWDTGEINSIRRLSPEIELVRMGEGFVGIIDDQKEFKEHVLAAKRALAIARKAVISKKYSVVILDEINYAVKGKLIKQQDVLDLIKMKNEKLHLVLTGNFAGPKVIAKADLVTEMKAVKHPYQKGIKAQRGIDY; encoded by the coding sequence ATGCCAAAAAAACCTCAGGGAACTAAGGGATTAGTCATCGTTTACACTGGTAGCGGTAAAGGTAAGACAACTGCTGCGCTGGGGATTGCCCTGAGAGCAGCTGGGTATAAGAAAAAGGTGTTGATTGTTCAGTTTATCAAAGGTTCCTGGGACACTGGGGAAATCAATAGCATTAGGCGACTTTCGCCGGAGATTGAGTTGGTCAGGATGGGTGAGGGGTTTGTCGGCATTATTGATGATCAGAAGGAATTCAAAGAGCATGTGCTGGCGGCAAAGCGCGCGCTTGCCATTGCCCGGAAGGCAGTTATTTCAAAAAAATATAGTGTTGTCATTCTGGATGAGATCAATTACGCAGTCAAAGGCAAATTGATTAAACAACAGGATGTACTGGATTTAATAAAAATGAAGAATGAGAAACTGCATTTGGTGCTGACCGGGAATTTTGCCGGGCCGAAAGTTATCGCGAAAGCGGATTTGGTGACGGAAATGAAAGCGGTCAAGCATCCTTATCAAAAAGGAATCAAAGCGCAGAGAGGAATTGATTATTGA
- a CDS encoding DUF4430 domain-containing protein, translating into MIKKRIAFLFSLLLLTTIIGAGCTNNQDANNQDVNNQNVGTTNTATENSNESNVSDVDSDLSLVITMDDQSTTYPVTIQKYSTALDVLRKVAGDNNLELDTQESTYGVYVNGLAGKTGGDNNKYWLYYINGESATMSVVDYIINEGDSIEFKFE; encoded by the coding sequence ATGATCAAGAAGAGAATCGCATTTCTTTTTTCATTACTCCTGCTGACAACAATAATAGGAGCGGGGTGTACAAATAATCAAGATGCTAACAATCAAGATGTCAACAATCAAAATGTCGGCACAACAAATACTGCTACTGAAAACAGCAATGAATCAAATGTTTCAGATGTTGATAGCGATCTGAGTCTTGTAATTACTATGGATGACCAAAGTACCACTTACCCGGTCACAATCCAGAAATATTCCACTGCGCTGGATGTCTTAAGAAAGGTTGCCGGTGATAATAATCTCGAACTGGATACGCAGGAATCTACCTATGGTGTATATGTTAATGGTCTGGCCGGGAAAACGGGTGGTGACAACAACAAGTATTGGCTGTATTATATTAACGGAGAGTCTGCCACAATGAGTGTGGTGGATTATATTATTAACGAAGGGGATTCAATTGAATTTAAATTTGAATAA
- a CDS encoding DUF6580 family putative transport protein codes for MKNISWRKLVFALLLIAFGTLGRYLLLDMPNIETMTAISLLAGALLGGGYALAVPLLSVALFDIFYGNSSILFFTWSAWAMIGLIGLVLKKKKMSAWKFTAGMTGLGVLSSVLFYIWTNFGVWLIGDWYPETVGGLMTCMIAGLPFLKAQILGNLIVVPIISISLSFVWQKFEVLQLRLTKNKPKNSDIVI; via the coding sequence ATGAAAAATATTTCTTGGAGAAAATTAGTATTCGCTTTACTGCTTATCGCGTTTGGCACACTTGGCAGATATTTGTTACTGGATATGCCGAATATTGAAACTATGACGGCGATTTCGCTGTTGGCCGGAGCGCTCTTAGGCGGAGGGTATGCGCTGGCGGTTCCTTTGTTATCAGTTGCTCTATTTGATATTTTCTACGGTAACAGTTCGATTCTTTTCTTTACCTGGTCGGCCTGGGCAATGATCGGACTGATCGGGTTAGTTTTGAAAAAGAAAAAGATGTCTGCATGGAAGTTTACAGCCGGTATGACCGGACTGGGAGTTTTATCATCAGTATTATTTTATATATGGACAAATTTCGGTGTCTGGCTGATCGGCGATTGGTATCCGGAAACAGTAGGTGGTCTAATGACCTGCATGATTGCCGGATTGCCATTTCTTAAAGCGCAAATACTGGGAAACCTGATAGTCGTCCCGATAATTTCCATTTCTCTAAGTTTCGTCTGGCAAAAATTTGAGGTTTTACAGCTAAGATTAACGAAAAATAAGCCAAAAAACTCCGATATTGTAATTTAA
- a CDS encoding SoxR reducing system RseC family protein has product MDILLLIVLLLAFGAYSLNSWFRKRNGTSTQRRVTSSSRLLFPTIALIVIAVIGHYVFHWKVGSAIFLIILTAAVVGGIWWFRRKPAYSRFGGKPFGTFVGNNIKLIGWLVFHVAFWCVVANMDGNWDYVKEWWWGKYSLFLYPMHLIYITRGSFPDVVTGKYTFPNRITKWAFTFLFILMLYAPFCHVTQRESILSRYAGFNESGSAHYNIPGRQSPDSDELQRGQFNINVTPEGRDANGLVKKMRVGTLPAGTTWIQTWNISGRVYTKYLIYQWIGDRLKVYDKILVDNNQLASPDTDGDGFLTVSQSPLMLMLGADGKTGWKIVNSERYEFAPLAQDTEVFVLIYSDQERPGTGGVSFHLRSGI; this is encoded by the coding sequence GTGGACATTCTGCTTCTCATAGTTCTTCTGCTGGCATTTGGTGCGTATTCCCTGAATTCCTGGTTCAGGAAACGCAACGGCACCAGCACTCAACGCAGAGTAACGAGTAGTTCGAGACTGCTCTTCCCAACCATCGCGCTCATCGTGATCGCGGTGATCGGACACTACGTCTTTCACTGGAAGGTGGGTAGCGCCATCTTCCTCATCATCCTGACTGCTGCGGTGGTCGGTGGTATCTGGTGGTTCCGGCGCAAACCGGCCTACTCCCGTTTCGGTGGTAAGCCGTTCGGTACGTTCGTCGGTAACAATATCAAACTCATCGGATGGCTCGTGTTCCACGTGGCCTTCTGGTGCGTGGTCGCAAACATGGACGGCAACTGGGACTACGTCAAGGAGTGGTGGTGGGGTAAGTACAGCTTGTTTCTGTACCCCATGCACTTGATCTACATCACGCGCGGCAGCTTTCCGGACGTGGTCACAGGGAAGTACACTTTCCCGAACAGGATCACGAAGTGGGCATTCACATTCCTGTTCATTCTGATGCTGTATGCACCGTTCTGCCACGTTACTCAGCGCGAGTCGATCCTGAGCCGATACGCGGGCTTCAACGAGTCCGGTTCGGCGCACTACAACATTCCGGGTCGGCAGTCGCCTGACTCGGACGAACTTCAGCGCGGGCAGTTCAATATCAACGTCACGCCGGAAGGACGTGACGCGAACGGTCTCGTGAAGAAGATGAGGGTTGGCACTTTGCCGGCCGGTACCACGTGGATCCAGACCTGGAATATCAGTGGTCGGGTCTACACCAAATATCTGATCTATCAGTGGATCGGCGACCGGCTGAAAGTCTACGACAAGATCCTCGTTGACAACAATCAGTTGGCTTCGCCGGACACCGATGGCGATGGCTTCTTGACCGTCAGCCAGAGTCCGTTGATGCTCATGCTGGGTGCCGACGGGAAGACGGGGTGGAAGATCGTCAATTCCGAGCGGTACGAATTCGCACCCCTGGCTCAGGATACCGAGGTATTTGTCCTGATCTACTCCGATCAGGAGAGACCCGGTACTGGAGGCGTCAGCTTCCATCTGCGGTCAGGAATCTGA
- a CDS encoding GIY-YIG nuclease family protein produces the protein MFSVYILLLSNKQLYAGITNNLERRLKEHRQGKSTFTKHRLPVKIIFYEMFNNKEDAEKRERYFKTSKGKKSLRALLRNTLSNI, from the coding sequence ATGTTTTCTGTTTATATTTTGCTTTTATCCAATAAGCAACTTTATGCAGGTATTACTAATAACCTTGAAAGACGTTTAAAAGAACATAGGCAGGGTAAAAGCACTTTTACTAAACATAGATTACCTGTTAAGATTATTTTCTATGAAATGTTCAATAATAAAGAAGATGCTGAAAAAAGAGAACGCTACTTTAAAACCAGTAAAGGAAAGAAATCATTAAGAGCATTGCTCAGAAACACATTATCGAACATATAG